The region AGTGTTGTTTGCAAGATTTATTGATCCATTTGCAAAGCTAGACACAGATTAAATGATGCTATTGCCATGGAGGCTTTTTATAAGGTGGTTATTGTACCTATGCAAAgttcttctttgtttctctgttttttcCCCTGTAAGGTGCATCAAGGTTTGAATGTAACATTACAATATAACCTTTATTAATTATAGCCAAGACGAATAAGATTCTGCCAAGGCCATTTATCCCTATGCAAAAGTTTTGTGAGATAATATTATGATTCTGAGATACTATGCTCACTTGCTATATATTTCAGCTGAAGTTCTCACTGAAAACTTTGGCCTTGGTCTGGATGAATTGGATGAGACTGATGATCTTGCTAATAACTATTTGGCTGGTAACTCAAGCGGCATTGATGTGGAAGAGAcgtttgaagatgatgatgacagCAGTGATGGTGAATCTGATAGCATTCAGAGACCTGCCTTCTATGTTGAAGGAGAACCTGATTTTGAGTCAGGTTCTCCACAAGATGGTATGGAGTATCTTAGACGTGTTAGGTAAgcctttttatgtttttttggtttcAGAATTTTGAAGTAAATTAGCTTGagttattttagattttatgattgttgttgttgttgttgttgttgttattttgtgtgcgtgtgtgttATATTGCTTGTTTCTCTTTGTGAAGTCCAGAGTGGGGCTTGCTTTTAAGTTTTCTGGTATATGTTCTTACTTGACCGAACTCAATCACAACTATGCAAAGATAAATAACCATTATCAGTGAAAGATGACCATTATCTATTCATGATGACATTTGTCAGTCAAAATATAGTTAAACAAGTATTTAACTGTTGCTGATATAACTATTTGATAGGTGGGAAGCTAATCAAATTCCAAAGGTGAAGGTGGCTAAGCTTAAACCAAACAAGATTAGCAATGAACAGACAAATTACATGCCCAACATCCCTGAAATTGCAAAAGTGTCCACCAAACTTACTGCCTTCAAAACAATGGGAGGAGGCTTtttctctgaatttttttagagattAGGAAGGTAATTTTTTTACATGGTTTACTTCGATGAGACTACATGATAAATGTATACAGGAGAGTTTGTAAAAGACTTGATCTCAAAAGAATGCCGTTTGCTTTGTATATCATTGTTTAGTACttaggaaaaaaacaaagtCCAGGTTGGCatagctttttatttttccctatgTGTTCTTATATAaaatctgatttatttttttggtcttAATAGAACTGAGGACTATTTTGCTTGGTTGGCTTTTTGACAtgtcatttttttcttatgtttgatGGACTGTCCCACAACTTAGCAGTAGGAAATTGGCTACTTTATACAAGGGTTTGATGACTTGACTTGTTACCACTGTTCTTTCCCCATGTCGAGTTAGCTTTTGACCTGGTGCTGCCCAATGTGCACCACATTATATGTTATGCGttgattttgattattgttCTGTCTAGAACGGCTAGTTAGATAATAGCTGATTAATGAATTATGGTGTTAAACTTTATAAGAAATCATTTTTCATCCATGGTCTTCCCTCTTGACTTGCTTGGTGTATATTCCTGCTATTGATGCTGCAACTTTCCAGGCATTTTCAGGTCTAGAAAATCCTTGCAATCAACTTTTCAATTCAGAAATTTCTCAGAATTCTTGCAAGAAATTCGAGGGCAAACAATGGCCGGAGGGTACTCCTACAGTAAGTGCGATTCTGTGCATGGATGTTGTTTCTCGAGCTGCGACACTACAAAAGATCATAAGTATGCTTGAGACTGCAAGGTCTCTTTCAAAGAATGACTGTCAATGGTTGTTTGCACTGTGTGTGTCAGTGGATAATCCACTCCATGCAGAGACTAGTGCTTCTCTCAGATGTTTGCTCCGGAAGTGCATGAGCCTCCTGGCCGAAAAGTCAGAATTTGATGACGAGGTGGTGATGTTGAACATGCTGGCTACTATTGCAGGAAAATACTTTGGTCAGTCTGGGAAATAATGATTATTGGAGCATGAAGAATCGGCCATATGTGATATACAGTGGAAATTGTGTGCTGTAAATGGAGCTTTTTCTTATCAATATCACACTGAAACACCAGTTGATGATGTTATGAGGCCcctaatctttgtttttctctcgAGTTGTGCTAGGAAAtgttttttaatacaaaatgaAATTGACAATTTTGTTATCGAAATATGCTCGGAAGCTCATATCAGAATTAAAAGAGAAATTGAAACACTTATTTTTGTTATCCAGGCGAAATTGGAGACTTACATGCCATGATAATGCTACCAATTCATTTCTTATTGATTTTCATATGGTTGGACAATGTGGTTTTTTTAGTCTTGCCATGTTTCATGCTCTTTGGCAGGGATGAAGCAAGCGGTCTATCTGTGTGTCCTTGTGTTCTCTTCAGCTGTTGTATAATACAGTCTTGAGAGTAAAAGGTAAGCGCTTTTTGATTTTTGTCTTTCCTTCTGCAACttgattaatttttagtttCTGGGCTTTTGATTTAAGATCTAGGCCATTGTGCCTTTTCTTAATTAAATTGCAGAGTTATGGTTTCCTTTTAGCCAGTTTTTTTGCAGATCACTTGCCAGGATTTTATTGGTAATCACTAGTCATCCTCATTAACTTCAGTTGATGCAGGGCTGTATTGACACAACAGACTTGTGAGGATATAATATTACATTTATTTAGCCATAATTTCACTAGAAATGGGCTGCTGGAAACTGTCTATCACATTACAAGGTCTTACTCAATAGGCATCTTGATGAGGCTGGCAAAGCCAGTGGTGCTTGCCAAATGGTTTGCGTGTGTGACCAAATGGGAAGAACCATAATCTCCCCACTTGTAGTTGGCTTGGTGATAGTGCAGATGATGATGGACTTGCCATTTGCAGAGACACAGATGTTTATCTTGTAAAGCATTGAAGTTCTTTGCAAATGGCCAATAATGGTGCACTCAAGGTGGGTCAAGAAGCCGATGTTAGCCTGGTGAGCATTTTGGGTgtcttttaatgttatttatgCTGCAACTTTGCTGGTGTTTTtaggtttaaaaatatttgcaagCAGCTTTTCTACTCAGAATTTTCAGCCTGATGACGAGGTGGTCATATTGAACATAATTGTCACTAAAGTGGGAAAAATTCTTCAAGACAGTACGAGAAATACTGATTGTCTGAAGAATCAGCCATATCTGATATGCAGTGAAAAATCATGTGTGGTAAGTGGAGCTTTTTTTCTTAGCAATCTTAAATTGAAACTTCCCTTTATTATATTGTCTTCAATATATTTGCAGAAActcatattagaaaaaaatagaatttggaAACATTTCAACACTTCTAGTTTTTGCTGTCCAGAGGGAaatttttgagatttatgtGGCATGAATTAATAATAGTGCTGCGTCAATTCATTCATTCCTTCTTGGTTCTCTTCtttttgttgtgtgtgtgtgggtgtttTTGGGG is a window of Dioscorea cayenensis subsp. rotundata cultivar TDr96_F1 chromosome 5, TDr96_F1_v2_PseudoChromosome.rev07_lg8_w22 25.fasta, whole genome shotgun sequence DNA encoding:
- the LOC120261868 gene encoding LOW QUALITY PROTEIN: uncharacterized protein LOC120261868 (The sequence of the model RefSeq protein was modified relative to this genomic sequence to represent the inferred CDS: deleted 1 base in 1 codon) translates to MESEEGFSEDIANPMKRRYSRSELESLRFAGVDYQRRLWDELSPAPKNSSLRGSRRRRSLPITFSEVLTENFGLGLDELDETDDLANNYLAGNSSGIDVEETFEDDDDSSDGESDSIQRPAFYVEGEPDFESGSPQDGMEYLRRVRWEANQIPKVKVAKLKPNKISNEQTNYMPNIPEIQKCPPNLLPSKQWEEAFSLNFFKIIFHPWSSLLTCLVYIPAIDAATFQAFSGLENPCNQLFNSEISQNSCKKFEGKQWPEGTPTVSAILCMDVVSRAATLQKIISMLETARSLSKNDCQWLFALCVSVDNPLHAETSASLRCLLRKCMSLLAEKSEFDDEVVMLNMLATIAGKYFGQSGK